A window of Xylophilus sp. GW821-FHT01B05 contains these coding sequences:
- a CDS encoding STN domain-containing protein, giving the protein MNRIGRQSPIRHLAASRRIAIAAACALMASLSYASTREFDVRSGELRPALDAYIAQSGVQLIYKIEDVKDLSTRGVKGKIAPEAALDRLLDGTRLHIRRGPDGAIVLIAPPTTSATNAPAAADRKP; this is encoded by the coding sequence ATGAATCGAATTGGGAGGCAGAGCCCGATCCGCCACCTCGCAGCAAGCCGGCGCATCGCCATCGCAGCCGCCTGCGCACTCATGGCGAGCCTGTCATACGCCTCTACCCGGGAGTTCGACGTGCGCAGCGGCGAGCTCAGGCCCGCACTCGACGCCTACATCGCGCAGTCAGGCGTGCAACTCATCTACAAGATAGAAGACGTCAAGGACCTGTCAACGCGAGGCGTCAAAGGAAAAATCGCCCCTGAGGCAGCCCTGGACCGGTTGTTGGACGGTACTCGCCTGCACATCCGCCGCGGACCGGATGGCGCCATCGTGCTTATCGCGCCGCCCACCACAAGCGCCACCAACGCACCGGCCGCCGCAGACAGGAAACCCTGA
- a CDS encoding sigma-70 family RNA polymerase sigma factor, whose translation MVLSDLDNWFVREVLPMEAALTRFLRRNWRDDAEIPDLRQDVYIRIYESAAKGVPDLVKPFVFTTARNLLIDRARRAQIVSIEIIADLDALDFSADELTPERHAAGRGELRLLQTALDALPSKCRRVVEMRKIDGLSQREVATQLGITEDTVERQVSRGVRALADALLSSGVQLDTKAFGRAQNDKRLST comes from the coding sequence TTGGTTCTCAGTGACTTGGACAACTGGTTCGTGAGGGAGGTGCTGCCGATGGAGGCCGCGCTTACGCGTTTTCTTCGCCGCAACTGGCGCGACGACGCTGAAATACCCGACCTGCGCCAGGACGTCTACATACGCATTTATGAGTCAGCCGCCAAAGGCGTGCCCGATCTGGTGAAGCCCTTTGTCTTCACCACGGCACGCAACCTGTTGATCGACCGTGCGCGACGGGCGCAGATCGTCTCCATCGAGATCATTGCCGACCTCGATGCGCTCGATTTTTCGGCCGACGAACTCACGCCCGAGCGCCACGCTGCGGGCCGTGGCGAGCTGCGGCTGCTGCAGACGGCGCTCGACGCCTTGCCCTCCAAGTGCCGCCGCGTCGTGGAGATGCGCAAGATCGACGGCCTCTCGCAGCGCGAGGTGGCCACGCAACTGGGCATCACCGAAGACACAGTCGAGCGGCAGGTGTCGCGAGGCGTGCGGGCTCTGGCTGACGCGCTGCTCTCCAGCGGCGTGCAGCTCGACACCAAGGCCTTCGGTCGGGCACAGAATGACAAGAGACTCTCGACATGA
- the dusA gene encoding tRNA dihydrouridine(20/20a) synthase DusA has translation MNDEGRLLIYKEKILSVAPMMDWTDRHCRYLHRLLTRHALLYTEMVTTGALLHGDVPRHLRFNAEEHPVALQLGGSEPADLAQAARLGVEWGYDEVNLNCGCPSERVQRGAFGACLMNEPQLVADCVKAMVDVVDVPVTVKHRIGIDKVENYGFVRDFVGTVAEAGCKVFIAHARNAWLQGLSPKENREVPPLRYELVHQLKRDFPHLVIAINGGFTASAQIAEQLAVLDGVMVGREAYHNPWSMAGWDADFYGAAPSAQTREDVEEAMVAYMEREAARDGTPWASIARHMLGLRHGLPGARHWRRVWSDHRLKSLPPREVMALARQPAAATVDG, from the coding sequence ATGAATGATGAGGGTAGATTGTTGATTTACAAGGAAAAAATCCTTTCTGTCGCGCCAATGATGGATTGGACCGACCGCCACTGCCGCTACCTCCACCGGTTGCTGACCCGCCATGCGCTGCTCTACACCGAGATGGTGACCACCGGCGCGCTGTTGCATGGCGATGTGCCGCGGCACCTGCGTTTCAACGCAGAGGAGCATCCGGTGGCCTTGCAGCTGGGCGGCAGCGAGCCGGCGGACTTGGCGCAGGCGGCGCGGTTGGGGGTTGAGTGGGGTTATGACGAGGTCAACCTGAACTGCGGCTGCCCGTCTGAGCGGGTGCAGCGCGGTGCCTTTGGCGCCTGCCTTATGAACGAGCCGCAACTGGTGGCGGACTGCGTGAAGGCCATGGTGGATGTGGTGGATGTGCCGGTCACGGTCAAGCACCGCATCGGTATCGACAAGGTCGAGAACTATGGCTTTGTGCGTGACTTCGTTGGCACGGTGGCCGAGGCGGGCTGCAAGGTGTTCATTGCCCACGCGCGCAATGCCTGGCTGCAGGGCCTGAGCCCCAAGGAGAACCGCGAGGTGCCGCCGCTGCGCTACGAGTTGGTGCATCAGCTGAAGCGCGACTTCCCGCATCTGGTGATCGCGATCAACGGCGGCTTTACTGCAAGCGCGCAGATTGCCGAGCAACTGGCGGTGCTCGATGGCGTGATGGTGGGCCGCGAGGCTTATCACAACCCCTGGTCGATGGCCGGCTGGGACGCGGACTTCTACGGCGCGGCGCCCTCCGCGCAAACGCGCGAAGACGTGGAAGAGGCGATGGTTGCCTACATGGAGCGCGAGGCGGCGCGGGACGGTACGCCGTGGGCCTCCATCGCGCGGCACATGCTTGGTTTGCGCCACGGCCTGCCGGGCGCTCGGCATTGGCGCCGGGTATGGAGCGATCACCGCCTGAAGTCGCTGCCGCCGCGCGAGGTGATGGCGCTGGCGCGCCAACCTGCCGCCGCCACGGTGGATGGTTGA
- a CDS encoding LysR family transcriptional regulator — translation MPHSATALLNRLLARGKFRHAQVILVLTELGSVQRTADAIGMTQSSVSQTLAYLEELLEVRLFERHARGVRPTPACADLLPVARQLMLGIADGAEVVSARHQQGQGVVRLVASGAAINGLLLDALPAFSDRYPAVQVQLAEAEGQDQLLAIARGEVDLVVCRRPPVLPEGWEFHPLRDDRYVILCRSDHPLADARPLKLADIAQATWLMLPAGVAARQRFDELACSFPELPRTYPVVTQSLNMLWHLLQHRPLLSLISLNLARPLLEEGALVELRVGDAAALEPIGILQPEAGVGQAAACFGQFLHLTLSESPCAPRARSSDKRL, via the coding sequence ATGCCGCATAGTGCTACCGCCCTTCTGAATCGGCTGCTCGCCCGTGGCAAGTTCCGCCACGCGCAGGTGATCTTGGTCCTGACAGAACTCGGCAGTGTGCAGCGCACTGCCGATGCAATCGGCATGACGCAGTCTTCGGTGTCTCAGACACTGGCCTATCTGGAGGAGTTGCTCGAAGTGCGCCTGTTCGAGCGTCACGCGCGCGGCGTGCGGCCGACACCGGCCTGCGCCGACTTGTTGCCGGTGGCCCGCCAATTGATGCTGGGAATTGCCGACGGCGCGGAGGTCGTGAGCGCGCGCCACCAGCAGGGCCAGGGCGTTGTCCGACTGGTCGCCTCCGGCGCTGCCATCAACGGCTTGTTACTCGACGCATTGCCCGCATTCAGTGATCGGTACCCCGCCGTCCAGGTCCAACTCGCGGAGGCGGAAGGTCAAGACCAACTGCTGGCCATTGCGCGAGGTGAGGTGGATCTGGTCGTATGCCGCCGGCCGCCTGTACTCCCGGAGGGGTGGGAGTTCCATCCGCTGCGGGATGACCGATACGTGATCCTGTGCCGCTCAGACCATCCGCTGGCCGACGCCCGGCCGCTGAAGTTGGCGGACATCGCACAGGCCACGTGGCTGATGTTGCCGGCCGGCGTTGCCGCTCGGCAGCGCTTCGATGAACTCGCATGCAGCTTTCCAGAGCTGCCGAGGACGTATCCGGTGGTAACGCAGTCGCTCAACATGCTATGGCATCTGCTGCAGCATCGGCCCCTGCTCTCCTTAATATCGCTCAACCTGGCACGGCCACTGCTGGAAGAAGGCGCGCTGGTGGAATTGCGCGTCGGCGACGCCGCGGCCCTCGAGCCGATCGGAATCCTGCAGCCTGAGGCTGGCGTGGGTCAAGCCGCAGCTTGTTTCGGCCAGTTCCTGCACCTGACGCTCAGCGAAAGCCCATGCGCTCCGCGTGCCAGATCGTCCGACAAGAGGCTCTGA
- a CDS encoding tannase/feruloyl esterase family alpha/beta hydrolase: MKKQRETKLKRTNRLRLGSCIGGISLLLAACGGGSYSSLVPVVVGTTTPPPITPTQPEGDNPPPSAASVCAKLNGATSGGVAGLSAKVVPATSSTPTYCQVTGTIPAQLGIEILFPDKWNGKLYYQGGAGMNGSIPALPVAALSKGYAAVGSDGGHKGSAFDASFALNDSLALNMWGHLSIPTTLASAKEVVRDAYGKFPDRSYFEGCSTGGREALMTVQRYPYLFDGVIAGDPSYDFVGLIGWFNRNAKALAAPGGALPNAKLKLLSQSVRDVCDALDGIADGIVSNPAACSKSGFDPKALRCAGGGDLGDACLSDGQLNSIAALTTPAEFGIAPNVYTQVGHPFTGNEDTQWPAGSTGAARDGDFTFSAGYIFQDTSIKNIIARNAAVNPLTFSYDQDLNALFSTASIVNATSKDIRPFINGGGKLIMWHGGADDFYPAQGTANYYDAMVSAVGGKTVADSAVRFYVAPGVGHCGNGPGAAPTDLLQSLDDWVTRDAPPNTLLATKLTSSGDIAFTRPLCQYPTYPRYVGPSDDAAAGKLATNYTCTAPGP; encoded by the coding sequence ATGAAGAAGCAAAGGGAGACAAAATTGAAACGTACGAATCGACTTCGCCTTGGCAGTTGCATCGGAGGCATCAGTCTCCTTCTCGCAGCCTGTGGAGGCGGCTCCTACAGCTCGCTAGTTCCCGTGGTAGTAGGTACCACTACTCCGCCACCCATTACTCCAACGCAACCAGAAGGCGACAACCCGCCTCCATCTGCAGCGAGTGTCTGCGCGAAACTCAACGGGGCAACGAGTGGCGGCGTAGCTGGGTTAAGCGCGAAAGTTGTTCCCGCAACCTCAAGCACACCCACGTACTGCCAAGTCACTGGAACGATTCCCGCGCAACTAGGCATTGAGATCCTCTTCCCGGACAAATGGAACGGCAAGCTCTACTACCAAGGCGGCGCTGGTATGAACGGGTCGATTCCGGCGCTACCGGTCGCTGCTTTGTCGAAAGGGTACGCTGCAGTAGGAAGTGACGGAGGTCACAAGGGCTCAGCCTTCGATGCCAGCTTTGCCCTCAATGATTCCCTGGCGTTGAACATGTGGGGGCATCTGTCCATCCCCACTACGCTGGCATCTGCGAAGGAGGTCGTTCGAGATGCATATGGAAAATTCCCCGATCGATCCTATTTTGAAGGTTGCTCGACGGGTGGCAGAGAAGCGCTCATGACAGTGCAGCGCTACCCATACTTGTTTGACGGCGTCATCGCGGGCGACCCTTCCTATGACTTTGTTGGACTAATTGGGTGGTTCAATCGAAATGCAAAGGCCCTGGCAGCGCCGGGCGGTGCATTACCTAACGCAAAGCTAAAACTTCTTTCACAATCGGTCCGCGACGTGTGCGATGCCTTGGATGGCATTGCCGACGGCATAGTTTCCAATCCTGCCGCCTGTAGCAAGTCTGGTTTTGATCCGAAGGCCCTACGCTGCGCCGGCGGAGGCGACTTGGGAGACGCATGTCTTTCAGATGGTCAGCTGAACTCGATCGCCGCCCTGACAACGCCTGCAGAGTTCGGGATCGCGCCAAACGTCTATACGCAAGTCGGACACCCATTCACTGGAAACGAAGATACGCAGTGGCCCGCGGGTTCCACCGGTGCTGCACGCGACGGGGATTTCACGTTCAGCGCTGGATACATTTTTCAAGACACAAGCATCAAGAACATCATCGCGAGAAATGCTGCGGTCAACCCGCTGACCTTCTCGTACGATCAGGATCTGAATGCCCTGTTCTCAACAGCGTCCATCGTCAATGCCACCTCCAAAGACATTCGCCCATTTATCAATGGTGGAGGCAAACTAATCATGTGGCACGGAGGCGCTGATGATTTCTACCCAGCTCAAGGAACGGCGAACTACTACGATGCTATGGTTTCGGCAGTTGGAGGAAAAACCGTGGCAGATTCCGCCGTTCGGTTCTATGTGGCCCCGGGGGTTGGGCATTGTGGAAATGGCCCCGGCGCAGCGCCGACTGATCTGCTGCAGTCCCTCGACGACTGGGTAACGAGGGACGCGCCGCCAAATACATTGTTGGCGACGAAACTGACCTCCAGTGGTGACATCGCCTTTACTCGCCCCTTGTGTCAGTATCCGACGTACCCAAGGTACGTTGGGCCCTCGGATGACGCAGCAGCGGGAAAGCTCGCCACTAACTACACATGTACTGCGCCGGGTCCATGA
- a CDS encoding TonB-dependent receptor yields MAIRPWVVGGTWALMGGLSMQAQAQSPAQQGFDVGGGDLKTALDAYAAQGGVQLLYKVDDVSGVATRGVKGALSPQEALSRLLEGTPLLTRRGDDGAIVIYAAAPAVHAATPPAEERPQALDSVTVTATRRREPVREVPMQVNVLPSEKLEREGAKNLADYIADQPGVTLTSSGTVGGSLSMRGLTTGPSQTIATVGVYIDDVATGMSSAYALGGFSPLDMGMLDLHHIEVLRGPQGTLYGAGAMGGVLKYVTNQPDSSEFSGSVKFGTSWTEGGGPGNTVSTVLNVPIKEDVAAVRIAAFSDRVGGSYDAVGPAAGNNIDRGRTEGGRISLMVTPTRDLTVRLTATTQEVRRQGLGFEDMDIATGRSINGARARQLYTSEPYSNRTTLLGMDVEYDFGWARLNSITSSQDVKIRNSADISSVYLPVVRGAGLPATSVPLISNVDQHRVSQEFRLTSRSGSSIEWLAGLYLNRERGSTDGRIDANLSGGLPDINLLMSAKPSRYRETAAYGDVTWHATPALSFTGGVRVAHNKQSYTDASSGLLVGPVPSTGGGTSAESPTTYLATVKYALTNISNVYFRAASGYRPGGPNGLKPNTNRDVVKPMFESDSLWSYELGYKADLLDRTLSVEATVYDIEWSNIQQPIRDGGFGFYTNAGDARIRGSELMLNWLPNRDWRAHTSVSLIDARLTTDAAGLQAKAGARLPTTPRFSAAAGVTRNFKLADHDAYVGISARYTGKRDAGYPGSTVAPSIKLAAFTQIDLQAGIDFKRFNVSAYVRNLADRRGILSAEAGLVPNQALVAVAPPRTIGVAMTVPF; encoded by the coding sequence ATGGCCATCCGCCCTTGGGTCGTGGGAGGTACGTGGGCGCTGATGGGAGGGCTGTCCATGCAGGCCCAGGCGCAAAGCCCGGCGCAACAAGGCTTCGATGTCGGCGGCGGCGACCTGAAGACCGCACTCGATGCCTATGCCGCCCAGGGTGGCGTGCAGTTGCTCTACAAGGTTGACGATGTCAGTGGCGTGGCCACGCGAGGCGTGAAGGGTGCGCTCTCGCCGCAAGAGGCGCTGTCGCGCCTGCTTGAAGGAACCCCGCTGCTCACGCGCCGCGGCGACGATGGTGCGATCGTGATCTATGCCGCTGCGCCGGCTGTCCATGCGGCGACGCCACCGGCCGAAGAGCGCCCCCAGGCGCTCGACAGCGTCACCGTCACGGCCACCCGCCGCCGCGAGCCGGTGCGTGAGGTGCCGATGCAGGTCAACGTGCTGCCGAGCGAGAAGCTGGAGCGCGAAGGCGCCAAGAACCTGGCCGACTACATTGCCGACCAACCAGGCGTGACCCTCACCAGCAGCGGCACCGTGGGTGGCTCGCTCAGCATGCGTGGGCTGACCACCGGCCCTTCGCAGACCATCGCCACCGTGGGGGTGTACATCGACGACGTGGCAACGGGCATGAGCTCGGCCTATGCGCTTGGCGGCTTCAGCCCGCTGGACATGGGCATGCTCGACCTGCACCACATCGAGGTCCTGCGCGGCCCGCAGGGCACGCTGTATGGCGCGGGTGCCATGGGGGGCGTGCTCAAGTACGTGACCAATCAGCCTGATTCGAGCGAGTTCTCGGGCTCGGTGAAGTTCGGTACCTCATGGACCGAGGGCGGTGGCCCTGGCAACACGGTAAGCACCGTGCTCAACGTGCCGATCAAGGAGGATGTGGCTGCCGTGCGCATCGCCGCCTTCAGCGACCGCGTGGGTGGCAGCTATGACGCCGTCGGCCCAGCCGCGGGCAACAACATCGACCGCGGCCGTACCGAAGGCGGCCGGATCTCCTTGATGGTGACGCCCACCAGAGACCTGACCGTTCGCCTGACGGCCACAACCCAAGAGGTGCGTCGCCAGGGTCTGGGCTTTGAAGACATGGATATCGCGACCGGCCGCTCGATCAATGGGGCCCGGGCGCGGCAGCTGTACACGAGCGAGCCCTACAGCAACCGCACGACCTTGCTGGGCATGGATGTGGAATACGACTTTGGCTGGGCCCGCCTGAACTCGATCACCTCGTCGCAGGACGTGAAGATCCGCAACTCCGCAGACATCAGCAGCGTCTACCTGCCCGTGGTGAGGGGCGCGGGCCTGCCGGCCACCTCGGTCCCGCTGATCAGCAACGTGGACCAGCACCGGGTCAGCCAGGAGTTTCGCCTGACCTCGCGCTCGGGCTCCTCGATCGAATGGCTTGCCGGCCTCTACCTGAACCGCGAGCGCGGCAGCACGGATGGCCGGATCGATGCGAACCTGAGCGGCGGGCTTCCCGACATCAACCTGCTGATGTCGGCCAAGCCCAGCCGCTACCGCGAGACGGCGGCCTACGGTGACGTCACCTGGCACGCAACGCCCGCCTTGTCCTTCACCGGTGGCGTGCGCGTGGCACACAACAAGCAGTCCTACACCGACGCATCTTCTGGCCTGTTGGTGGGCCCTGTGCCCTCAACAGGTGGCGGAACCTCGGCCGAGAGCCCGACCACCTACCTTGCTACCGTCAAGTACGCCCTCACGAACATCAGCAATGTGTACTTCCGCGCGGCGAGCGGCTACCGGCCGGGCGGGCCCAACGGGCTCAAGCCCAACACCAACCGGGACGTCGTGAAACCGATGTTCGAGTCGGATTCGCTGTGGAGCTATGAGCTGGGCTACAAGGCCGACCTGCTGGACCGGACCTTGTCTGTGGAAGCCACCGTCTACGACATCGAGTGGAGCAACATCCAGCAGCCGATCCGCGATGGCGGCTTCGGCTTCTACACCAACGCAGGCGATGCCCGCATCCGTGGCAGCGAGCTGATGCTCAACTGGCTGCCCAACCGCGATTGGCGCGCCCACACCTCCGTGTCCCTGATCGATGCACGCCTGACCACCGACGCTGCAGGACTCCAGGCCAAGGCCGGCGCGCGCTTGCCGACGACGCCGCGCTTCTCGGCTGCGGCCGGGGTGACACGCAACTTCAAGCTTGCCGATCACGACGCCTACGTTGGCATCAGCGCGCGCTACACCGGCAAGCGCGATGCGGGCTATCCCGGCAGCACCGTGGCGCCCAGCATCAAGCTGGCGGCCTTCACGCAGATCGATCTGCAGGCCGGCATTGATTTCAAGCGCTTCAATGTCTCTGCCTACGTCCGTAATCTGGCCGACAGGCGGGGCATCCTGTCTGCCGAGGCGGGCCTTGTCCCGAACCAGGCGCTGGTCGCGGTGGCCCCGCCGCGCACCATCGGCGTGGCCATGACCGTGCCGTTCTGA
- a CDS encoding FecR family protein, with amino-acid sequence MTEAQHIESIAADWLARRDSGAWTDTDQQALDAWIAESIAHRVAWLRLSSVWQRSDRLSALRAPPAQAAPPAAEPVPQAAPAPRLPRFSMQRIAAGVLLAAAGCGWLGWQYTQGLQGEHYATAVGARQSVALPDGSVLTLNTATHVRTSVNKSERKVWLEDGEAFFDIAHDKQHPFVVMAGDRRITVLGTRFLVRRQGDQVNVTVEEGRVQIASAQGDKSSKGGEPTVLTRNQAAVASAGNLLVLSKAQKQIDDELSWRQGRLVFDQMTLGDAAAQFNRYNTRQLVIADPAIARIRIGGSFDASNMSGFVALLKQGFGLAVQENGKEIRISN; translated from the coding sequence ATGACGGAAGCCCAACACATTGAATCCATTGCCGCCGACTGGCTGGCACGCCGCGACAGCGGCGCATGGACCGACACCGACCAGCAGGCCCTGGACGCCTGGATCGCCGAATCGATCGCGCACCGCGTGGCCTGGCTGCGGCTCTCCAGCGTCTGGCAGCGCAGCGACCGGCTGAGCGCCCTGCGGGCACCACCGGCGCAGGCGGCACCACCAGCAGCCGAGCCCGTACCGCAGGCAGCACCCGCGCCACGGCTGCCGCGTTTCTCCATGCAACGCATTGCTGCTGGCGTACTGCTCGCGGCCGCCGGTTGCGGCTGGCTGGGCTGGCAGTACACGCAGGGTTTGCAGGGCGAGCACTACGCCACCGCCGTAGGTGCCCGCCAATCGGTCGCGCTGCCGGATGGCTCGGTGCTCACGCTCAACACTGCAACGCACGTACGCACCTCGGTGAACAAGAGTGAGCGCAAGGTGTGGCTCGAAGACGGCGAGGCCTTCTTTGATATTGCACACGACAAGCAGCACCCCTTCGTCGTGATGGCCGGCGACCGCCGCATCACCGTGCTGGGCACGCGCTTTCTGGTTCGGCGCCAGGGCGATCAGGTGAACGTGACGGTGGAAGAAGGGCGCGTACAGATTGCGTCAGCGCAGGGCGACAAGAGCAGCAAAGGCGGTGAGCCCACCGTGCTCACGCGCAACCAGGCGGCGGTGGCCAGTGCCGGCAACTTGCTGGTGCTGTCGAAGGCGCAGAAGCAGATCGACGACGAGCTGAGCTGGCGCCAGGGCCGGCTGGTGTTCGACCAGATGACCTTGGGCGATGCGGCGGCCCAGTTCAACCGCTACAACACCAGGCAGTTGGTGATTGCCGACCCGGCCATTGCGCGTATCCGCATTGGTGGCAGCTTCGACGCCAGCAACATGAGCGGCTTCGTGGCCTTGCTCAAACAGGGGTTTGGCCTTGCGGTTCAAGAGAACGGCAAAGAAATAAGGATTTCCAACTAA
- a CDS encoding tripartite tricarboxylate transporter substrate binding protein, which produces MNSLLRIAAALAAGILATSAAHSQSTDWPARPIRIIVPAPAGGPYDRVARPLGQYMAKTLKQPVVVENRPSAGNIVGTQAGASAAPDGYTLTMTGMLNTIAQGIYENVPFDIAKDFVHVGAVGESPQWLVARSDAGMSTFQDLVQQAKREPGKINYASSGAGSTGHLVMELLQRAAGVQLTHVPYKGGAPALQDVLAGVVSVIVIPPSVALPYVQSGKLHVLAVSSAQRMATAPEVPTFAELGYKQLTVASWVGLSAPKATSSAVVRKVNAAINAALSEPALLKLLETEGLMPLPGTPDQYAQMVRSDTERWGQLVRSMNLKAN; this is translated from the coding sequence ATGAATTCCCTTTTGCGCATCGCGGCCGCCCTTGCGGCCGGCATACTGGCGACCTCCGCCGCCCACTCACAAAGCACGGACTGGCCCGCGCGTCCGATTCGCATCATCGTCCCCGCGCCGGCTGGGGGGCCGTACGACCGCGTCGCTCGGCCCCTGGGACAGTACATGGCGAAGACACTCAAGCAACCCGTGGTAGTTGAGAACCGGCCGAGTGCAGGCAACATCGTCGGCACCCAGGCTGGCGCAAGCGCAGCGCCCGACGGCTATACGCTGACCATGACCGGGATGCTCAACACGATCGCGCAAGGCATCTACGAAAACGTGCCCTTCGACATCGCCAAGGACTTCGTGCACGTGGGTGCAGTTGGCGAAAGCCCTCAGTGGCTGGTGGCGCGCAGCGATGCGGGGATGAGCACCTTCCAGGACCTGGTACAGCAGGCCAAGCGGGAGCCGGGAAAGATCAACTACGCAAGCTCCGGCGCGGGCAGCACCGGGCACCTCGTGATGGAACTGTTGCAGCGTGCTGCCGGTGTGCAGTTAACGCATGTGCCGTACAAGGGCGGTGCGCCCGCTCTGCAGGACGTGCTCGCAGGCGTCGTGTCGGTGATCGTGATCCCGCCAAGCGTCGCGCTGCCTTATGTGCAAAGCGGAAAACTCCATGTCTTGGCCGTCTCCAGTGCCCAACGCATGGCCACGGCGCCGGAGGTTCCCACCTTTGCAGAACTGGGCTACAAGCAGCTCACTGTGGCCTCCTGGGTCGGGTTATCCGCGCCCAAGGCCACCTCCTCGGCCGTGGTTCGCAAGGTCAACGCTGCGATCAATGCCGCCTTGAGTGAGCCTGCGTTGCTCAAGTTGTTGGAGACGGAGGGCCTGATGCCGCTGCCAGGAACGCCAGACCAATACGCGCAGATGGTGCGCAGCGATACCGAGCGCTGGGGCCAACTGGTACGCAGCATGAATCTCAAAGCCAACTGA
- a CDS encoding alpha/beta hydrolase translates to MPFVQSHGRAIYYERHGEGSEPVLFCHGAGSNAATWWQQLPAFTQRHTCLTMDIRCFGRSVAPLQEFSLENFVDDVLAILDREKIDRVTLVGQSLGGMIGIKLALTNPSRIAAFIACDTSLALDHPALLDAISRRQITHRAVTIEQRSLGKWFLEHHPAKAMLYAQINHFNQSAYKLDAAEWGSALGALMQPGRLIPMDALADVRCPTLLLVGSEDPIVPVSVMREVAERVSESELAVVAQAGHSAYFEKPEEVNRLILEFIARRARY, encoded by the coding sequence ATGCCTTTCGTGCAAAGCCATGGCCGCGCTATCTACTACGAGCGCCATGGGGAGGGTAGCGAGCCTGTTCTTTTCTGCCATGGGGCTGGCTCCAACGCGGCGACGTGGTGGCAGCAGTTGCCCGCGTTCACGCAGCGTCACACGTGCCTGACGATGGACATCCGCTGCTTCGGGCGCTCTGTCGCGCCGCTGCAGGAGTTTTCGCTGGAGAACTTCGTAGACGATGTCCTTGCCATCCTCGATCGCGAGAAGATCGACCGCGTCACGCTGGTCGGGCAGTCACTGGGCGGGATGATCGGCATCAAGCTGGCCCTGACCAATCCCTCGCGCATCGCTGCTTTCATCGCGTGCGACACATCGCTGGCGCTCGATCACCCTGCATTGCTCGACGCGATTTCACGACGGCAGATCACGCACCGCGCGGTCACGATCGAACAACGCTCACTCGGCAAGTGGTTCCTTGAGCACCACCCCGCCAAGGCGATGCTGTACGCGCAGATCAATCATTTCAATCAGAGCGCCTATAAGCTCGACGCGGCGGAATGGGGCTCAGCACTGGGCGCGCTCATGCAGCCGGGACGGCTCATTCCGATGGACGCGCTTGCTGACGTGCGCTGCCCAACACTGCTGCTGGTCGGCAGTGAAGACCCGATCGTTCCTGTTTCCGTGATGCGTGAAGTGGCGGAACGCGTAAGCGAGAGCGAGCTTGCCGTCGTGGCGCAGGCTGGGCATTCCGCCTACTTTGAGAAACCGGAGGAGGTGAACCGGCTGATCCTGGAGTTCATCGCACGGCGGGCGAGGTACTGA